The following are encoded in a window of Pseudomonas multiresinivorans genomic DNA:
- a CDS encoding sigma 54-interacting transcriptional regulator — MNAPHAPLPLLTFPDADKSPLSIRAKALVFFDPRSHEVRDEVERLAPLPQPVLIHGETGTGKELLARHIHRASERPGLFVAVSCSALSRNYADAELFGYAPGAHNGPVGSRAGWFGSANGGTLYLDEIADLPLSLQQKLLRVLQEREVLRVGAREPVPVDVRLVAATSIDLGQAVKAGKFLEGLQQYLHDGNLTLPPLRERIGDIQPLAEYFLGVHAQRLELPVPQIASDTQRALESYSWPGNIRELENVIHFALLVSPDEEIRPEHLNFSGGVAGTGGKTEVNDEALERLVRQPGVEAQLRALLQRLEHERG, encoded by the coding sequence ATGAACGCACCCCACGCGCCGCTACCGCTGCTGACCTTCCCCGACGCCGACAAGAGCCCGCTGAGCATCCGCGCCAAGGCGCTGGTGTTCTTCGACCCGCGCTCCCATGAAGTGCGCGACGAGGTGGAGCGCCTGGCGCCGCTGCCGCAACCGGTGCTGATCCATGGCGAGACCGGCACCGGCAAGGAGCTGCTGGCCCGTCACATCCACCGCGCCAGCGAGCGCCCCGGCCTGTTCGTCGCGGTGAGCTGCAGCGCGCTGAGCCGCAACTACGCCGACGCCGAACTGTTCGGCTACGCGCCGGGCGCACACAACGGCCCGGTGGGCAGCCGCGCCGGCTGGTTCGGCTCGGCCAATGGCGGCACCCTCTATCTCGACGAGATCGCCGACCTGCCGCTGTCGCTGCAACAGAAGCTGCTGCGCGTGCTGCAGGAACGTGAAGTGCTGCGCGTCGGCGCACGCGAGCCGGTACCGGTGGACGTGCGTCTGGTCGCCGCCACCAGCATCGATCTGGGGCAGGCGGTGAAGGCGGGGAAATTCCTCGAAGGACTGCAGCAATACCTGCACGACGGCAACCTCACGCTGCCACCGCTGCGCGAGCGCATCGGCGATATCCAGCCGCTGGCCGAGTACTTCCTCGGCGTACACGCGCAACGCCTGGAACTGCCGGTGCCACAGATCGCCAGCGACACCCAGCGCGCGCTGGAAAGCTATTCGTGGCCGGGCAATATCCGCGAGCTGGAAAACGTCATCCACTTCGCCTTGCTGGTCAGCCCGGACGAAGAGATTCGCCCGGAGCACCTGAATTTTTCAGGCGGCGTAGCGGGGACAGGCGGGAAAACGGAAGTGAACGATGAGGCGCTGGAGCGTCTGGTGCGCCAGCCCGGCGTCGAGGCGCAGTTGCGTGCGCTGCTGCAACGCCTGGAGCACGAGCGCGGCTGA
- a CDS encoding trans-sulfuration enzyme family protein: protein MSDHAKGPSTRAVHSGHDADRRMVTRAKSQPIYQSSVFVYDSLEQVDDFLAGNPDNYMYTRIGNPNHSAVEELLRDLEGGEDALFSASGMAAISAALLGVLGAGDHLIASRELYGTTQSLIEKELTRFGIASTLLDLNDLAAVKAAITPTTKLIYTETASNPLVRVSNVPALADLAHRHGLKLLVDNTFLSPVLYQPLRDGADLVVHSTTKYLNGHSDAMGGALVGDAQWIAAARRFQINAGGSASPFESWLNFRGAKTLALRMRAHSQNAQALAEALEAHPQVERVYYPGLPSHPDHELAQRLFRKGHSGMLSFTLKGGLDQVDALIGALQLAAFAPSLAGVASSITHPGKTSHRALSAEALTALDIHDGTIRVSVGIEDSEDIVSDFLQALDAL, encoded by the coding sequence ATGAGCGACCACGCCAAAGGCCCTTCCACCCGCGCTGTACACAGCGGCCACGACGCCGACCGGCGCATGGTCACCCGTGCCAAGAGCCAGCCGATCTACCAGAGCTCGGTGTTCGTCTACGACTCCCTGGAGCAGGTCGACGACTTTCTCGCCGGCAACCCCGACAACTACATGTACACGCGCATCGGCAACCCCAACCACAGCGCCGTGGAGGAATTGCTGCGCGATCTGGAAGGCGGCGAGGACGCACTGTTCTCCGCCTCCGGCATGGCGGCCATTTCCGCCGCGCTACTGGGCGTGCTGGGTGCTGGCGACCACCTGATCGCCAGCCGCGAGCTGTACGGCACCACCCAGAGCCTGATCGAGAAGGAGCTGACACGCTTCGGCATCGCCTCCACCCTGCTCGACCTCAACGACCTGGCCGCGGTGAAAGCGGCGATCACCCCGACCACGAAACTGATCTACACCGAGACCGCCTCCAACCCGCTGGTGCGCGTGAGCAACGTCCCGGCGCTGGCCGATCTCGCCCACCGCCACGGCCTCAAGCTGCTGGTGGACAATACCTTCCTCTCGCCGGTGCTCTACCAGCCGCTGCGCGATGGCGCCGACCTGGTGGTCCACAGCACGACCAAGTACTTGAACGGCCACAGCGACGCCATGGGCGGCGCACTGGTCGGCGACGCCCAGTGGATCGCCGCCGCGAGGCGTTTCCAGATCAATGCCGGCGGCAGCGCCAGCCCCTTCGAGAGCTGGCTGAACTTCCGCGGCGCGAAGACCCTCGCACTGCGCATGCGCGCCCACTCGCAGAACGCCCAGGCACTGGCCGAAGCCCTGGAGGCGCACCCGCAGGTGGAGCGCGTCTACTACCCCGGCCTGCCCTCGCACCCGGACCACGAACTGGCGCAGCGCCTGTTCCGCAAAGGCCACTCGGGCATGCTCAGCTTCACCCTGAAGGGCGGCCTGGACCAGGTCGACGCGCTGATCGGCGCGCTGCAACTGGCCGCCTTCGCCCCGTCGCTGGCCGGTGTCGCCAGCAGCATTACCCACCCCGGCAAGACCTCGCATCGTGCGCTGTCCGCCGAGGCCCTGACCGCGCTGGACATCCACGACGGCACCATCCGTGTCTCGGTGGGCATCGAGGACAGCGAGGACATCGTCAGTGACTTCCTGCAGGCGCTGGACGCGCTGTAA
- a CDS encoding MetQ/NlpA family ABC transporter substrate-binding protein encodes MKKLLLLTALAAAFSTSAFANEKLVVAATPIPHAEILELIKPTLAKEGVDLEIKVFTDYVQPNVQVAEKRLDANYFQTKPYLDNFNKGKGTNLVTVTGVHVEPFGGYSKKYKSIDELPDGATVAIPNEGSNSGRALLLLQKAGVIKLKDPSNALATPRDIAENPKHLKFKELESALLPRVLDQVDLDLINTNYALEAKLNPVKDALILEDRNSPYVNYLVARPDNKDSDALKKLSAALTSPEVKAFIEKKYNGAVVPAF; translated from the coding sequence ATGAAAAAGCTGCTGCTTCTGACCGCCCTCGCCGCTGCCTTCAGCACTTCCGCCTTCGCCAACGAGAAGCTGGTCGTTGCCGCCACGCCGATCCCCCACGCCGAGATCCTCGAACTGATCAAGCCGACCCTGGCCAAGGAAGGCGTGGACCTGGAGATCAAGGTCTTCACCGACTACGTGCAGCCCAACGTGCAGGTCGCCGAGAAGCGCCTGGACGCCAACTACTTCCAGACCAAGCCGTACCTGGACAACTTCAACAAGGGCAAGGGCACCAACCTGGTCACCGTGACCGGCGTGCACGTCGAGCCCTTCGGCGGCTACTCGAAGAAGTACAAGTCCATCGACGAACTGCCGGACGGCGCCACCGTCGCCATCCCCAACGAAGGCAGCAACAGCGGCCGTGCCCTGCTCCTGCTGCAGAAGGCCGGCGTGATCAAGCTCAAGGACCCGAGCAACGCCCTGGCCACCCCGCGGGACATTGCCGAGAACCCCAAGCACCTGAAATTCAAGGAGCTGGAATCGGCCCTGCTGCCGCGCGTGCTGGACCAGGTCGACCTGGACCTGATCAACACCAACTACGCGCTGGAAGCCAAGCTCAACCCGGTCAAGGACGCGCTGATCCTCGAAGACCGCAACTCGCCCTACGTGAACTACCTGGTGGCGCGCCCGGACAACAAGGACAGCGATGCGCTGAAGAAGCTTTCCGCCGCCCTGACCAGCCCGGAAGTCAAAGCCTTCATCGAGAAGAAGTACAACGGCGCCGTGGTGCCCGCCTTCTGA
- a CDS encoding cytochrome ubiquinol oxidase subunit I has translation MFGLEALDLARIQFAFTVSFHIIFPAITIGLASYLAVLEGLWLKTHEEVYRDLYHFWSKIFAVNFGMGVVSGLVMAYQFGTNWSAFSAFAGSVTGPLLTYEVLTAFFLEAGFLGVMLFGWHRVGPGLHFFATVMVAIGTLISTFWILASNSWMQTPQGHEIVNGVVVPVDWVAIIFNPSFPYRLLHMAIASFVATAFFVGASAAWHLLRGRDNPAIRKMLSMAMWMALIVAPIQAMVGDAHGLNTLKHQPAKIAAMEGHWDNSSGEPTPLILFGWPDMEREETRFKIEIPVLGSLILNHSLTEPIPALKDFPKADRPNSTIVFWSFRIMAGLGMLMIFVGLWSAWLRWRKRLFESRAFLKLVLWMGPSGLIAILAGWFTTEIGRQPWVVYGLMRTSDAVSNHSVTQMSITLVMFVVVYFSLFGVGIGYMMRLVRKGPITHEGRETSPGGAGQQRTPARPLSATAEGLDDDETDSPAGRN, from the coding sequence ATGTTCGGATTAGAGGCGCTCGACCTGGCCCGGATCCAGTTCGCCTTTACCGTGTCCTTCCACATCATCTTCCCTGCCATCACCATCGGCCTCGCCAGCTATCTGGCAGTGCTCGAAGGGCTGTGGCTGAAGACCCATGAGGAGGTCTACCGCGACCTCTATCACTTCTGGTCGAAGATATTCGCCGTCAACTTCGGCATGGGCGTGGTCTCCGGCCTCGTCATGGCCTATCAGTTCGGCACCAACTGGAGCGCCTTCTCGGCGTTCGCCGGGAGCGTCACCGGCCCGCTGCTGACCTACGAAGTGCTGACCGCCTTCTTCCTCGAGGCCGGCTTCCTCGGCGTCATGCTCTTTGGCTGGCACCGCGTCGGCCCCGGCCTGCACTTCTTCGCCACGGTGATGGTGGCCATCGGCACGCTGATCTCGACCTTCTGGATCCTCGCTTCCAACAGCTGGATGCAGACCCCGCAGGGCCACGAAATCGTCAATGGCGTGGTGGTGCCGGTGGACTGGGTGGCGATCATCTTCAACCCGTCCTTCCCCTATCGCCTGCTGCACATGGCAATTGCCTCGTTCGTTGCCACCGCCTTCTTCGTTGGCGCTTCGGCGGCCTGGCACCTGCTGCGTGGCCGCGACAACCCGGCGATCCGCAAGATGCTCTCGATGGCGATGTGGATGGCGCTGATCGTCGCGCCGATCCAGGCCATGGTGGGCGATGCCCACGGCCTCAACACGCTGAAGCACCAGCCGGCGAAGATCGCCGCGATGGAAGGTCACTGGGACAACAGCAGCGGCGAACCGACCCCGCTGATCCTTTTCGGCTGGCCGGACATGGAGCGCGAGGAAACCCGCTTCAAGATCGAGATTCCGGTACTCGGCAGCCTGATCCTGAATCACAGCCTGACCGAACCGATCCCGGCGCTGAAGGACTTCCCGAAGGCGGACCGGCCCAATTCCACCATCGTGTTCTGGTCGTTCCGCATCATGGCCGGCCTGGGGATGCTGATGATCTTCGTCGGCCTGTGGAGCGCCTGGCTGCGCTGGCGCAAGCGGCTGTTCGAGAGTCGCGCCTTCCTCAAGCTGGTGCTGTGGATGGGGCCGTCCGGCCTGATCGCGATCCTCGCCGGCTGGTTCACCACCGAAATCGGCCGCCAGCCGTGGGTGGTCTACGGGCTGATGCGTACCAGCGATGCGGTGTCCAACCACAGCGTGACGCAGATGAGCATCACTCTGGTGATGTTCGTGGTGGTGTACTTCTCGCTGTTCGGCGTGGGCATCGGCTACATGATGCGCCTGGTGCGCAAGGGCCCGATCACCCATGAAGGGCGCGAAACCAGCCCAGGTGGCGCCGGCCAGCAACGTACTCCGGCGCGGCCGCTGTCGGCGACCGCCGAGGGCCTCGACGACGATGAAACCGACAGTCCGGCAGGGAGGAACTGA
- the cydB gene encoding cytochrome d ubiquinol oxidase subunit II — protein sequence MGIDLPLIWAIIIIFGVMMYVVMDGFDLGIGMLYPFCQDEGDRDVMMNTVAPVWDGNETWLVLGGAALFGAFPVAYSAVLSALYLPLILMLMGLIFRGVAFEFRFKARPAKRHIWDKSFIVGSLVATFFQGVALGAFIEGIPVENRAFAGGALDWLAPFPLFCGLGLVVAYTLLGCTWLIMKTEGPLQQRMHDLAKPLALVLLAVIGIVSLWTPLAHEEIAQRWFSLPNLFWFLPVPLLVLLTFYSLLRSVARNDHVKPFLLTLALIFLGYSGLGISLWPNIIPPSMSIWDAAAPPQSLGFMLVGALFIIPFILVYTAWSYYVFRGKVKHGDGYH from the coding sequence ATGGGCATCGACCTTCCGCTGATCTGGGCAATCATCATCATCTTCGGCGTGATGATGTATGTGGTGATGGACGGCTTCGACCTGGGGATCGGCATGCTTTATCCGTTCTGCCAGGACGAGGGCGACCGTGACGTCATGATGAATACCGTGGCGCCGGTCTGGGACGGCAACGAGACCTGGCTGGTGCTGGGCGGCGCGGCGTTGTTCGGCGCCTTCCCGGTGGCCTATTCGGCGGTGCTCTCGGCGCTGTACCTGCCGCTGATCCTGATGCTGATGGGGTTGATCTTCCGCGGCGTGGCCTTCGAGTTCCGCTTCAAGGCCCGGCCGGCGAAACGGCACATCTGGGACAAGTCGTTCATCGTTGGTTCGCTGGTGGCGACCTTCTTCCAGGGCGTGGCGCTGGGGGCCTTCATCGAGGGCATCCCGGTGGAAAACCGCGCCTTCGCCGGCGGCGCGCTGGACTGGCTGGCACCGTTCCCGCTGTTCTGCGGCCTGGGTCTGGTGGTGGCTTACACCCTGCTGGGCTGCACCTGGCTGATCATGAAAACCGAGGGCCCGCTGCAGCAGCGCATGCATGACCTGGCGAAGCCCCTGGCGTTGGTGCTGCTGGCAGTGATCGGCATCGTCAGCCTGTGGACGCCGCTGGCCCACGAGGAAATCGCCCAGCGCTGGTTCAGCCTGCCGAACCTGTTCTGGTTCCTGCCGGTGCCGCTGCTGGTGCTGCTGACCTTCTACAGCCTGCTGCGCTCGGTGGCGCGCAATGACCATGTGAAGCCGTTCCTGCTGACCTTGGCGCTGATCTTCCTGGGTTACAGCGGCCTGGGCATCAGCCTGTGGCCGAACATCATCCCGCCGTCCATGTCGATCTGGGATGCCGCGGCGCCGCCGCAGAGCCTGGGCTTCATGCTGGTGGGGGCGCTGTTCATCATTCCCTTCATCCTCGTCTACACCGCGTGGAGCTACTACGTGTTCCGCGGCAAGGTGAAGCACGGCGACGGCTACCACTAG
- a CDS encoding DUF2474 domain-containing protein, whose amino-acid sequence MTHEEQEKAPLRKRLGWLVLIWALSVAGLGVAAWLMRLFMSAAGLGTPH is encoded by the coding sequence ATGACCCATGAAGAACAGGAGAAGGCGCCGCTGCGCAAGCGGCTCGGCTGGCTGGTACTGATCTGGGCGCTGAGTGTTGCCGGCCTGGGTGTCGCGGCCTGGCTGATGCGCCTGTTCATGAGCGCGGCGGGGCTGGGCACGCCGCACTAG
- a CDS encoding MFS transporter has translation MTAEATSLLRHRPFLAFWLARVCTASAFQMITVAIGWHIYELTHNVLDLGLVGLVEFTPRVLFMLHTGHVADRYDRRRIASLCQVGQGLIAVALVVGASTDNVTREMIFVMAFLLGTARAFEMPTTQALLPNIVPTALFPRAVAASASAMQAATIAAPAFGGFLYAFGAFWVYTPTAILYFIACTLVLTLPKRQAPAAQGKATLESLLAGIRFIRSRPDIFGAISLDLFAVLLGGATALLPVFAKDILLTGPWGLGLLRSAPAVGALLMSFWLARFPIERNVGRIMFTAVGVFGVTTIAFGLSTSFWFSLAVLVVLGAADMISMVIRGAFVQLETPDEMRGRVSAVNGLFIGASNQLGEFESGVTAHWLGTVPAVVLGGVGTLIVTGAWMKLFPTLAKRDKLH, from the coding sequence ATGACCGCCGAAGCCACGTCCCTGCTGCGTCACCGACCTTTTCTCGCCTTCTGGCTGGCCCGCGTCTGCACCGCCAGCGCCTTCCAGATGATCACCGTGGCCATCGGCTGGCATATCTACGAACTGACCCACAACGTGCTCGACCTGGGCCTGGTCGGGTTGGTGGAATTCACCCCGCGCGTGCTCTTCATGCTGCACACCGGTCACGTCGCCGATCGCTACGACCGCCGCCGCATCGCCTCGCTCTGCCAGGTCGGCCAGGGCTTGATCGCCGTGGCGCTGGTGGTGGGCGCCAGCACCGACAACGTGACCCGCGAAATGATCTTCGTGATGGCCTTCCTGCTGGGCACCGCGCGGGCCTTCGAGATGCCGACCACCCAGGCGCTGCTGCCGAACATCGTGCCCACGGCACTCTTCCCCCGTGCCGTCGCCGCGTCCGCCTCGGCCATGCAGGCGGCGACCATCGCCGCGCCGGCCTTCGGCGGCTTCCTCTATGCCTTCGGCGCCTTTTGGGTCTACACGCCGACCGCAATCCTTTACTTCATCGCCTGCACCCTGGTGCTGACCCTGCCCAAGCGCCAGGCGCCGGCGGCGCAGGGCAAAGCGACGCTGGAATCGCTGCTGGCGGGCATCCGCTTCATCCGCAGCCGCCCGGACATCTTCGGCGCCATCTCGCTGGACCTGTTCGCCGTGCTGCTGGGCGGCGCCACCGCACTGCTGCCGGTGTTCGCCAAGGACATCCTGCTCACCGGCCCCTGGGGCCTGGGCCTGCTGCGTTCGGCGCCGGCGGTGGGTGCGTTGCTGATGTCGTTCTGGCTGGCGCGCTTCCCCATCGAGCGCAACGTCGGGCGGATCATGTTCACCGCCGTGGGCGTGTTCGGGGTCACCACCATCGCCTTCGGCCTGTCGACATCCTTCTGGTTCTCCCTGGCGGTGCTGGTGGTGCTGGGCGCGGCGGACATGATCAGCATGGTCATCCGCGGTGCCTTCGTGCAGTTGGAAACCCCGGACGAGATGCGCGGCCGGGTCAGCGCGGTGAACGGCCTGTTCATCGGCGCCTCGAACCAGCTGGGCGAGTTCGAGTCCGGCGTCACGGCGCACTGGCTCGGCACGGTGCCGGCGGTGGTGCTGGGCGGTGTCGGTACGCTGATTGTCACTGGCGCATGGATGAAGCTGTTCCCCACCCTGGCCAAGCGCGACAAGCTGCACTGA
- a CDS encoding xanthine dehydrogenase family protein molybdopterin-binding subunit, translating into MSNRDISRRAFLQGGLIAGVSVTMAPLGSRAFAALMENSVTVSPQQWMGHDGKARFRNDALSKVCGNKVFARDIRSKDMPGWPQQQGHAMLLKTIKADRIFDGIDLAWLGAELQPDRIVTAEDLDKDGIVFPEAHAPDPLLPRGKVPMFIGHPVAILIWNDFERFRQAKLKMKFNDKAIRYGAQAPLYQGDPYGSFRYVRVGGATSADPDEFSSLKDSILFPMIRERKPVWNQQPNQHGDLTEQGLFYAQKIKDQIENPPENWLVFDERYKTPSIEPAAMEPDNGNGWYDPASKTLHFVVATQCPFEAAYETAHMIAPSRFGLAKLNMHPGYTVGYGSKDHNIFVYYAALAALYGNGVPVRLANDRYEQFQSGIKRHPFDIRYQLAVDKKDMTFKIFRTEMSVDGGGRINYSPSVAAVGATAAQSIYYMPQNDLQVTAYHSRAVEAGSMRGYGTLQSMAATEMMVDEIAGRLGVDAIELRRVNALKSGMKNTQGAIPAGALRLHEILDKAAAHEWWKTRDARKKEMDAKDPDHWYGVGFAICQKDFGTGSEAPMASIEFDATGKVHMRHIGIEIGTGMSTSQALVVADFLGKPADEMKTAETEWPELQLLSGEDPYTMSQPTQDEKLRNPRWVGKYASASSATNSAYYFSHATREAARVLFNHGLWPAALEIWRRGPFNGAANPLVVRREDAHWVDGKLTANGLQPLSFAELAQVAHENGLVTGATVHGFNRWSWAECDYVIDGVRDRLPLDALAVKYGDGAPGVKKAQMNSAGFHLLDRQNVAYPPVQLNNAAVTYYSPVATIVELKVNKGNGEVSVLNHHSWIECGRVLVPELVKGQIEGGTAMGIGHALLEDMPLYEGGPGEGDWNFNRYRLPKAKDVAVWQQSSEILPPLSPSDPSKGIAEVVMIPVVGAISNAVAHAIGKRVRDLPITPARIKEALNG; encoded by the coding sequence ATGTCCAACCGTGATATTTCCCGGCGCGCCTTCCTGCAAGGCGGGCTGATTGCCGGTGTCAGCGTGACCATGGCGCCGCTCGGCAGCCGGGCCTTCGCTGCCCTGATGGAAAACTCCGTCACCGTCTCGCCCCAGCAGTGGATGGGCCACGACGGCAAGGCGCGTTTCCGTAACGACGCGCTCTCCAAGGTGTGCGGCAACAAGGTGTTCGCCCGCGACATCCGTTCCAAGGACATGCCCGGCTGGCCGCAGCAGCAGGGCCACGCCATGCTGCTCAAGACCATCAAGGCCGACCGCATCTTCGACGGCATCGACCTCGCCTGGCTGGGCGCCGAGCTGCAGCCGGACCGCATCGTCACCGCCGAGGACCTGGACAAGGACGGCATCGTCTTCCCCGAAGCCCACGCTCCGGACCCGCTGCTGCCGCGCGGCAAGGTGCCGATGTTCATCGGCCACCCGGTGGCGATCCTGATCTGGAACGACTTCGAGCGCTTCCGTCAGGCCAAGCTGAAGATGAAGTTCAACGACAAGGCGATCCGCTACGGCGCGCAGGCCCCGCTGTACCAGGGCGACCCCTACGGCAGCTTCCGCTACGTGCGTGTGGGCGGGGCGACTTCGGCCGATCCGGACGAGTTCTCCAGCCTCAAGGACTCGATCCTCTTCCCGATGATCCGCGAGCGCAAACCGGTGTGGAACCAGCAGCCCAACCAGCACGGTGACCTCACCGAGCAGGGCCTGTTCTACGCGCAGAAGATCAAGGACCAGATCGAAAACCCGCCGGAGAACTGGCTGGTCTTCGACGAACGCTACAAGACCCCGTCCATCGAGCCGGCCGCCATGGAGCCCGACAACGGCAACGGCTGGTACGACCCGGCGAGCAAGACCCTGCACTTCGTGGTCGCCACCCAGTGCCCGTTCGAAGCGGCCTACGAGACGGCGCACATGATCGCCCCGTCGCGCTTCGGCCTGGCCAAGCTGAACATGCACCCCGGCTACACTGTGGGTTACGGCTCCAAGGACCACAACATCTTCGTCTACTACGCGGCCCTGGCTGCGCTGTACGGCAACGGTGTACCGGTGCGCCTGGCCAATGACCGCTACGAGCAGTTCCAGAGCGGCATCAAGCGCCACCCGTTCGACATCCGCTACCAGCTCGCGGTGGACAAGAAGGACATGACCTTCAAGATCTTCCGCACCGAGATGAGCGTGGACGGCGGCGGCCGCATCAACTACAGCCCGTCCGTGGCCGCCGTGGGCGCCACCGCCGCGCAGTCGATCTACTACATGCCGCAGAACGACCTGCAGGTGACCGCCTACCATTCCCGCGCCGTCGAGGCTGGGTCCATGCGTGGCTACGGCACCCTGCAGAGCATGGCTGCCACCGAGATGATGGTGGACGAGATCGCCGGTCGCCTGGGCGTCGACGCCATCGAACTGCGCCGCGTCAACGCGTTGAAGTCGGGCATGAAGAACACCCAGGGCGCTATCCCTGCCGGTGCCCTGCGCCTGCACGAAATCCTCGACAAGGCCGCCGCCCACGAGTGGTGGAAGACCCGCGACGCACGCAAGAAGGAGATGGACGCCAAGGACCCGGACCATTGGTACGGCGTCGGCTTCGCCATCTGCCAGAAGGACTTCGGCACCGGCTCGGAAGCGCCCATGGCGAGCATCGAGTTCGATGCCACCGGCAAGGTGCACATGCGCCACATCGGCATCGAGATCGGCACCGGGATGTCCACTTCCCAGGCGCTGGTGGTGGCCGACTTCCTCGGCAAGCCGGCGGACGAGATGAAGACCGCCGAAACCGAGTGGCCGGAACTGCAGCTGCTCAGCGGTGAAGACCCCTACACCATGAGCCAGCCGACCCAGGACGAGAAGCTGCGCAACCCGCGCTGGGTCGGCAAATACGCCTCGGCGTCGTCGGCGACCAACTCGGCCTACTACTTCAGCCACGCCACCCGCGAAGCGGCGCGCGTGCTGTTCAACCACGGCCTGTGGCCGGCGGCCCTGGAAATCTGGCGCCGTGGTCCGTTCAACGGCGCCGCCAACCCGCTGGTGGTACGCCGCGAGGACGCCCACTGGGTCGACGGCAAGCTCACCGCCAACGGCCTGCAGCCGCTGTCGTTCGCCGAGCTGGCGCAGGTCGCCCATGAGAATGGCCTGGTCACCGGCGCCACCGTCCACGGCTTCAACCGCTGGAGCTGGGCGGAGTGCGACTACGTCATCGACGGCGTGCGCGACCGCCTGCCGCTGGACGCCCTGGCCGTGAAATACGGCGACGGCGCACCGGGCGTGAAGAAGGCGCAGATGAACAGCGCCGGCTTCCACCTGCTGGATCGCCAGAACGTGGCCTATCCGCCGGTACAGCTGAACAACGCCGCCGTGACCTATTACAGCCCGGTGGCGACCATCGTCGAGCTGAAGGTGAACAAGGGCAACGGCGAAGTCAGCGTGCTCAACCACCACAGCTGGATCGAGTGTGGCCGCGTGCTGGTGCCGGAACTGGTGAAAGGCCAGATCGAAGGCGGCACCGCCATGGGCATCGGCCATGCGCTGCTCGAAGACATGCCGCTGTACGAGGGTGGCCCGGGCGAGGGCGACTGGAACTTCAACCGCTACCGTCTCCCGAAGGCGAAAGACGTGGCCGTCTGGCAGCAGAGCTCGGAAATCCTTCCGCCGCTCTCGCCCAGCGACCCGTCCAAGGGCATCGCCGAAGTGGTGATGATCCCGGTGGTCGGCGCCATCAGCAACGCCGTGGCCCACGCCATCGGCAAGCGCGTCCGCGACCTGCCCATCACCCCCGCTCGCATCAAGGAGGCCCTCAATGGCTAA
- a CDS encoding (2Fe-2S)-binding protein, whose amino-acid sequence MANRPLNLTINGQTVGPVEVPEDLPMIDYLHEYQNLTGSRLGCGQGICHACVVIVDNPDGTSEEVRTCITGAHYFEGKKVRTIEGHAKREEDGSLKELNPIQQKFVDRFAFQCSYCAPGFVNAATVLVEKAQRQPLKKSELESTIEASLGHHICRCTGYVRYYDATREVLTDLGLVKEG is encoded by the coding sequence ATGGCTAACCGTCCGCTCAACCTGACCATCAATGGTCAAACCGTCGGCCCGGTCGAGGTTCCCGAGGACCTGCCGATGATCGACTACCTGCACGAATACCAGAACCTCACCGGTTCGCGCCTGGGCTGCGGCCAGGGCATCTGCCACGCCTGCGTGGTGATCGTCGACAACCCCGACGGTACCAGCGAGGAAGTGCGCACCTGCATCACCGGCGCGCACTACTTCGAAGGCAAGAAGGTGCGCACCATCGAGGGCCACGCCAAGCGCGAGGAAGACGGTTCGCTGAAGGAACTGAACCCGATCCAGCAGAAGTTCGTCGATCGATTCGCCTTCCAGTGCAGCTACTGCGCACCGGGCTTCGTCAACGCCGCCACCGTGCTGGTGGAGAAGGCCCAGCGCCAGCCGCTGAAGAAGAGCGAACTGGAATCGACCATCGAGGCGAGCCTCGGCCACCACATCTGTCGCTGCACCGGGTACGTGCGTTACTACGACGCCACCCGTGAAGTGCTGACCGATCTCGGCCTGGTCAAGGAGGGTTGA